CCGTATTGCCGTGACCGATATTGTCCTCGATCGCCGCAGCCAGCCAGGGCGTTGCGATGTCGAGATTGATCGGACCGGCGCCAAGCCGCCACCACAGCGCGCCGAAACAGCCGACGAAGACGACGAAGAGGGTGCCTACGACGACGGCGATCCGGCGAAGCCAGCGTCCACTCGGCAGCGCCCGTCGAACCGACGAGAAGCTGTCACCGAACCGAAAGCGCGAACTGGAGCGCGACAGCAGGCGGCGCGCGCGATGGCCCGCCTCCTCCTCCTCCTGATCCTGATCCCAATCGGCCTCGTCCCATTCCGGCGGCTCTTGATAGCCGCCGCGCCGATCGAAGTCCCGATTGTGATCCTGGGGCGACGTATTCCTTGCCATTGCCTCTCGATACAGGCGCCCATCATAGGATTGAGCGCCGCCCGGACCGCAGCCGTCGACGGGGATCGAAGCACCCCGACCCGGCGTTGCCGCCATACCTCGAATATTCCTGCTGTTCGTCATTTCGCCCCGGGAGCGCGTTCAACGAGCAGTGGGGTGGTGCGTGGAAATCCTTGTAACCATATTCCGGCGCCGTCAGACTTGCCCAGCCAAGGGCACGAATCCGGCGTGCCGGACGAGAGCTGCAATACCGCTTTGGTTGACCCGCCGAAAGCGTCGAAAGGAAGGCGTATGTCCAAGAAATCCCGAAAGAAATCGTCCAAAACGCCCTCCGGCAGTCCGACGGCCAAAAAGAAGACCCTGAAAACGCGGGCATCTAGTCAAACAAAGCTCGCCAAAACCCGGCGGGCACCGGCCAGCAAATCAACCGCGAGCATAGCAAAGACAGCATCGCATGGGGCCGCATCGAAACAGTTAAATTCCTCCAGATCGGCCGCGGCGGCGAAGGTGGCCCTGGCAGAGGGCGCGAAAGCCCCCGCCTTCCGCCTGCCCCGCGACGGCGGCGATGTGGTCACGCTGTCCGACTATGCCGGCAGCAAGCTCGTCCTGTTCTTCTACCCCCGCGCCGACACGCCCGGCTGCACCAGGGAGGCGATCGACTTCACCCGGCTTGCCGACGACTTCGCCAAGGCGGGCACGGCCGTGCTCGGCATCTCCGCCGATCCGTTAAAGGCCCAGGAGAAGTTCCGCGACAAGCACAAGCTCGGCGTTCCTCTCATCTCGGATGAGAGGCACGAGATGCTCGAGGCCTATGGCGCCTGGGGCGAAAAATCCATGTATGGCAAGAGCTTCCTCGGAATTCTTCGGACCACGATTTTGGTCGGGAGCGACGGCAAGATCGTCAGGATCTGGCGCAATGTCCGGGTCGACGGCCATGCCGATCAGGTGCTCGAAGCGGCAAGAAGTCTTTAACCAGCCCGTTAAGTTCTAACGGTTCCGTTTCCGGAAAATTAACCATGACCGGCCCAGATTGCTGCGGCAATTGAGCCGCAAGGAACCCATCCGACCGGCGCGGGAGTGCCGATGTCGAAAAGTTCTGCCCAATACTCGCAGTACCCCCAGCATCATCCTCACGACCACGGACGGGCCTTCCAGCGCCGTCCCGCCGCCGCAGTGGCGGCGGCGATTCCGCTTCCCGCGACCGACGACGCCTACACCATCGTGCATCACGGCAAGCAGGTCCGGCTCGGGCCCGTGGTGTTCTGGATTGTCGTCGGTACCGTTGTGCTGCTCGGCCTGTGGTCGGCGGCAACCGCCACCTATTTTGCGTTTCGCGACGACGTCCTGACCCGTCTGATCGCCCGCCAGGCCGAGATGCAATACGCCTATGAGGACCGCATCGCCGAGCTGCGCGCCAAGGTCGACCGCACCACCAGTCGGCAATTGCTCGACCAGGAACAGTTCGACCAAAAGCTCGACCAGATCATGAAGCGCCAGACGGCGCTGGAGTCCCGTGCAACGGCGCTCGGCGCCATGCCCGACGTGACCGGATCGATCCCGCGCTCGGCGCCGCAGCGCGGCGATGCCGGTCAGAGCTCGACGCAGGGCACATCCAAACCCTCGCCGATCAGCGACACCGTGATCTTCGTGGCGCCGCCTGATCGCGAGGCGCGGCTCGAGTCGCGCGCGCCGACCGTGGCGACCGCGCCGACCAGCCAGTTCGCCAAGAACCAGGGCTTTGACAACGTCCTGGTCCGGCTCACGAGCTCTCTCGACCAGGTCGAGCGTCGCCAGATGGCGGCGCTCAGCGCGGTCGAGGACGGCATGGATTCGCGGATGCGCCGGATGCGCGGCGTGGTCAGCGATCTCGGTTTGAACCTCGCCAATCTCGAAGCCGCCGTGCCGCGCTCCGCGATGGGCGGGCCCTTCGTACCCGTCAAACTGACCGGCAATGCCGGGCCGTTCGAGAAGCAGCTCTCTCGCATCAACACCACCCGCGCCGAGATGGACCGGCTCAATCGCACGCTGGCGCTGGTGCCCTATCGCAAGCCCGTCATCGGCGAGGTCGAATTCACCTCCGGCTTCGGCGTGCGCAGCGATCCCTTCCTCGGCCGACCCGCGATGCATACCGGGCTCGACTTCCGCGCCGCGACGGGCGATCCCGTCCGCGCCACCGCCTATGGCAAGGTGGTCTCCGCCGGCTGGTCCGGCGGTTATGGCCGCATGATCGAGGTCGATCACGGCAATGGGCTTTCGACCCGCTACGGCCATCTCTCCGAGATCAGCGTCAAGGTCGGCGAGATCGTCAAGATCGGCCAGGTCGTCGGTCTCGTCGGCTCGACCGGCCGTTCCACCGGTCCGCATCTGCATTACGAAACCCGCATCGACGGCGAAGCGGTCGACCCGCAGAAATTCCTGCGCGCCGGCGTGCGCCTCAGCGCGGGCTAAAGCACGATCCGGCCCCGAAGGGCCGCCCGAGCGCAAAGTGCGCAGCGGTCTTCCCTCGCGACAAACGCGGAACGCGTTTGCGCGGAGATCATGCCCAGCATGGTGCTGCAGGCAAAGACCGAACAACGAGATCAGCCGGCCGTGACTACTGGCTGCGCTCGTGGCCGACCTCGCCGGTGATGACCTCGCCGAACAGCTCCCAGGCCTGCCCGTTGAAGCGCATCAGCTGCATCTGCTCGATCGGGAAATAATCGTCCGGCGAGGTGTTGACCATGATGCCCGGCAGCATCAGGTCGGTGTGAAAATCCTTCAGGTTCGCGGCCTGCTTCATGACGTTCTCGCGCGTGAGATTGTCGCCGCACTGCTTCAGCACCTGCGCCATCGCCTCGGCCTGCACATAGCCATAGACGTTGTTGGCATTGGCCTTGTCGCCATCGGCGTAATACTTGTCCATGAACGCGCGCCAGTTCACCACGGCGGGATCCTTGTCCCAGGTCGGATCGGTCGGATCCTTCAGATAGACCGTCGAGATGATGTCCTTGGAATACTCCAGCCCGGCCGGCTTCAGCACCGATGCGACCGAGGTCGCAGTGTTGGCCAGGAAGAATTTCGGCTTCCAGCCGAGCTCGCCCACTTTCCGGATCGCCTGTGCCGAACCTTTCGGCGCGGCCCATGAGAAGAAGATGTCGGCGCCGGAATCGTGCAGGGCCACGATCTGCGAGTCGATCGAGGGATCGCTCACCTCGTAGGATTTGTCGGCGATGATCATGCCGGCCTTGTCACCGAGCCCGTCCTTCAGGCCCTTGAACTGGTCCTTGCCGGCATCGTCGTTCTGCCAGAACACCGCGATCTTGCTCTTCGGAAAATGGTCGCGGATGTATTTTGCGTAGATCCTCCCCTCGCTCTGGTAGTTGGGCTGGAAGCCCATGGTCCAGGGGAAGTTCTTGGGATCGCCGAATTTGGTGCCGCCCGAGGCGACGAACAGCTGCGGCACCTTCTTCGCATTCATGTATTTCATGATCGCGGAATTGGAGGGCGTGCCGAGCGGCTGGAAGATCAACAGCACCTCATCGCTCTCGACCAGCTTGCGCGCCTGCTCGATCGCCTTCGGCGGCGAATAGGCGTCGTCATAGCTGATGAAGTTGACCTTGCGGCCGTTGATGCCGCCCTGCTCGTTGATCATCTTGAAGAATGCGGCTTCGGTCTTGCCGATCACCCCATAGGACGACGCCGGCCCGCTATAGGGCATGATGTTGCCGATCTTGATTTCGGTGTCGCTGGCGCCGGGATCGTATTTCTTCTGCGCCGAGGCCGGTGTCGCGGCGATCACGCCGGCAACGAGAATGGCGAGGGCAGCAAGGTTTTCGCGACGACCCGGCATTGGTCTCTCCCCTGTTTTGTAGTCTTGTTTTGCTGGGAGTGTCGCAAGCAGGTCGAGGGCTGGCAAGCGATACGATTTTCCGCGGCATGAAACGCTGGATCGGGAACTTAAGCGATATGACGCAGCAGGCCGAGCGCGCGTCCGTCAATCACCAGCAACGCGCTGCCGATGATGATCGCGCCCGCGATCTCCCGCGCAGAGATCGGCTCGCCCAGCACCAGCCATCCCAGCAGGATGGCGGTGACGGGAATGAGCAGCGTCACCAGCATCACATTGGTTGCCCCCGAGCGCTGAATGATTTGAAAGAAGACAATGTAAGCGAGCGCCGTTGAAAGCGCGGCGAGACCAAGAATCGCCAGCCAGGTCGCGACGCCCGGCATTGCCAGATGCCATGGCTGCTCCACCGCGCCGGCAACGACCGCCATCATCACCGTGGACGCCATCAGCTGAAACGTCGCCGTTCCAAGCGGCGGCGAGTCCTTGAGCAGCCGCCGCGCCGCCAGCGCCGCGAAGCCGTAACTGAGGGCACCTGCGAGGCAAAGCAGGATGCCGAGCCCCTGCCCCGGTCTCGTCTCGATGCCCCATCCGCGCAGGATGACCACTCCGACGACGCCCAGCGCCACGCCGGCCACCCGTCGCATCTGCAAGGCCTCCTCGCCGGCCGCTGCCATCACGATCACCGTGAATAGCGGCGTCGTGGCATTCAGGATCGAGGCGAGTCCGCTCGGAATGAAGGTCTGGCCAATCACGATCAGCGAGAACGGAATGACATTGTTGAGCAGCCCGATCGCGATGAACGGCTTCCAGCCGGCGGTGTCCTTGGGAAAACTGATGCCCTGCATGCGAAGGAGTGGCAGCAGAATGGCTGCCCCAAGCGCGACGCGCAAAAACACCAGCGTCAGCGGCGGCAACTCCCGCAGCGCCGCGCCGTTGAAGAAGAACGAGCCGCCCCAGAGGATCGAGAGCACTGCGAGCAGCGACCAGTCTCGCGCGTCGATCCGGTTGTCGTTCGGGGGCATACGTCTCGCCTCAGTGGCCGAGCCTGTCGCCTAGAGCATGATCCGGAAAAGTGCGCAGCGGTTTTCCGAAAAGATCATGCGCAAACAACAAACTAAAGCGCGATGACGATTCATCCTGATCTCATCGTGCTTTAGGACGGCACAGCCAACTTTCCCACCCGATTTCCGAGAACGTTATGAGGTCCGTCGCGTCCGGGCATCGCCGGCGATGTCGGCGACCACCGCGCCGATCACCAAAGCTCCGCCAATGAGCGCGTGCACGGCCGGCACTTCGCGAAACGCAGCCCAGATCCAGAACGGCATCAGCGGCGTTTCCAGAGTCGCGATCAGCGAGGCTTGCCCTGACGGCAAGAGGCGCGAGCCGAGCATGTAGAAGGTCAGGCCGAGCGCGACCTGGAGGCACCCGAACATCGCGAGGATCGCAAGGCCGTTGCTGCCGACATGGGCGATGTCGTGGGCGAACGGCAGGCTGACGAGGCTTCCCAGGAAGTTCGAAAGCGCAGCCGCCGCCACCATCGACGTCTCGCGGTGGCGCCGGACCACCACCGTCATGGCGGAGATGGCGATCACCATCAGGCAGCTCAGGGCCAGGCCGCCAATATCAGCGCCGGCTTGCACGCCGCCGACCGTGATGACGACGCCGGCAAAGGCGATCAGGCTCGCAATGAGCGTGCGCCACGTCGCGGCTTCGCCGAGCCACAGCCACGCCAGCGCGGCGGCGACAAAGGGCTGGGTTGCGATCAGCACCGCGACATTCATCACCTTGGTCATCTGAAGTGCGGGGATGAACGAGACCATGCCGATGGTGGACAAGGAGGCGACGAGCAAACCACCCCTCCCCGGCACCACCAATTGCCACAGAGCCGCGCGGCCCTGCATGACGACGAGAAACACGCTGATCAGGCTGCCCGCGAACACGCCGCGCCAGAACAGGATGGTCCAGGGATCGAACGGCAGCAGGCGGGTGAAGAATGGTGCCGTGCTCCAGGCAACCGCAGCAGCGATGACGAGGGCAATGCCGAGACCGCGTTCTGATCGAGGCTGCCCCATGCTGATACCTCCGGCTAGGACGGCTTCTTCGGACGCGACACCAGCTCGATCATCCTGCCCTCGTCGTCATCAGGCATCGCGGCCTTCGCCTGCGCGTAGGACTCGACCGCGGCGCGTGACACGAGCGGCTTGTCGGCAAGCAGGCTTTCCGCGAGCCTCACCGCGTAGGCTGCATCCTTGTGCCGAAGCGCCGCCGTAAACGTCGCGCCGCTGAAATCGCGGGCGACCATGCGCCTGGAGTGGCGCTGCACCTGCGGGCTCGCGGCGACGCCCGCCTGGATCGAGTCCAGCACGAGGTTCATGTCGAGCCCGGCCTGCTCGGCGATCGCCAGCCCTTCTGCGAGCCCGGCGATCTGGATCGCGCCCATGAGATTGTTGATCAGCTTGTAGACCGTGCCGGAGCCGACCGCGCCGAAATGACGGATGGTCGAGCCGATCGGTTCGAGGAACGGCCGCGCGCGTTCGAGATCAGCCGCATCCGCACCGACAAGCAACGTCAGCTTCCCGACGGCCGCCGCGTCCGGCAATCCCGTCACGGGGCAATCGATGTAGATCAGCCCGCGCGCATTCAGCTCGCGGCCCATCTCGCGGGCGTGGTCATAGGAGACGGTGGAGCATTCGATCGCGATGGTGCCGGCCTTCGCCGTCTTCGCCGCGCCTTCAGGCCCGAGCCAGACCGCGCGCGAGGCTTCGTCATCGGCAACCATGGTCACGACCGCGTCGGCATCGATCGCAGCATCCTCGGGCGAGGTCGCCCAGAGCGCGCCGCGCGCGATCAGGTCCTCCGCCTTGGCCTTGCTGCGGTTCCACAGCGTCACCGTGAAGCCGGCATCGAGATAGCGGCCGGCCATGCCATGGCCCATCCGCCCAAGCCCGATGAAGGCGACGCGGGTCATCGCTAATCCACGTCCTCGATTTCGCCGCTCGTGGTGCCGAAGGCGCGCTGCGCCAGCGTCGCGGCCATGAACTCGTCGAGATCGCCGCCGAGCACGCCCGATGTGTCGGAGGTCTGCACGCCCGTGCGCAGGTCCTTCACCATCTGGTAGGGCTGGAGCACGTAGGAGCGGATCTGGTGACCCCAGCCGATGTCGGTCTTGGCGGCTTGGTCGGCGGCGGCCTTCTCCTCGCGCTTCTTCAGCTCGATTTCATAAAGGCGGGCGCGCAGCATGTCCCAGGCCTGCGCACGGTTCTTGTGCTGGGAGCGGCCGGCCTGGCAGACCACGGCGACGCCGGTCGGAATGTGCGTCAGGCGCACCGCGGATTCGGTCTTGTTGACGTGCTGGCCGCCGGCGCCGCCCGAGCGCATGGTGTCGACGCGGACGTCGGATTCCTTGATGTCGATCTTGATGCTGTCGTCGATGACGGGAAACACCTGCACGCTCGAAAACGAGGTGTGCCGCCGCGCGTTGGAATCGAACGGCGAGATGCGCACGAGGCGGTGCACGCCGGCTTCCGTCTTCAGCCAGCCATAGGCGTTGTGGCCGGAGACCTGGATGGTCGCGGACTTGATGCCGGCCTCTTCGCCCTCGGACTCCTCCAACACCTCGACCTTGAAGCCGTGGGTGTCGGCCCAGCGCGTGTACATGCGCAGCAGCATCTGCGCCCAGTCCTGGCTCTCGGTGCCGCCGGCGCCGGCATGGACCTCGAGATAGGAATCGAAGCGGTCGGCCTCGCCCGAGAGCAGCGCCTCGAGCTCGCGCCGTGCGACTTCCTTCTTGAGGTTCTTCAGCGCCGCTTCGGCCTCGGCCACGACGCCGTCATCGCCCTCGGCCTCGCCGAGCTCGATCATGCCGATGTCGTCTTCGAGCTCCTGCTCGACCTTGCCGATGCCCGAGAGCGAATCCTCAAGCGAGGTGCGCTCCTGCATCAGCTTCTGGGCTTTCTGGGGATCGTTCCAGAGGTTGGGATCTTCTGCGAGCTTGTTCAGCTCAGCGAGGCGCGCCGTCGATTTCTCGACGTCAAAGATGCCTCCTCAGCAGCCCGACTGACTGCTTGATCTCTTCTACCAACCGTTCGATTTCGGCGCGCATGTGGCTCTCTGGTCTCGCGGAATCCCGCGTGCATTTCGAGATGGGGATGTAGCGGCGGCGGCTGCAAAGCGCAACCGCCGGAACCGCGATCGTCAGCCTTATCCGCGGCTACCACAGCCCGCCGGTGCCCGGCCGCATGAGGAAGCCGGAATCCGGCTGCTGCTGCTGCGAGGCCGGCATGCCGCCGCGCGCGTCGGCGTCGGCCACACCGATGACCGCATAATTATCCGGCGGCGCCGTGCCCGGCTTGAAGGCTTCGAGGATGGTTCCGCCGGTCTCGCCGGGGCCGGCGCGCATGCCGGTCTTGGCGACGACGCGCACCAGCTTGATGCCGGCCGGCACCTTGAACGGAACGGCGGGCTTGTCGGCGAGCGCGAGCTTGAGGAAATCGCGCGCGATGGGCGCGGCCAGATGGCCGCCGGTCGCGGCGTTGCCCTTACCGAGCGCGCGCGGCTTGTCGTAGCCCATATAGATGGCGACGGCGACGTCGGGCGAGAAGCCGACGAACCAGGCGTCCTTGGCCTCGTTGGTCGTGCCGGTCTTGCCGGCGATCGGCTTGCCGACCTCCTTGACCACGGTCGCGGTACCGGCCTGCACCACGCCTTCCATCAGCTCGGTGATCTGATAGGCGGTCATGGAATCCAGCACCTGCTCGCGGCGGTCGATCAGCTGCGGCTCGGGCTGGTTCTTCCAGCCGCCGGGTGCGTCGCAGCCGCGGCATTCGCGCTGGTCGTGCTTGAAGATGGTGTGGCCGTAACGGTCCTGGATACGGTCGATCAGGGTCGGCTTCACGCGGCGGCCGCCATTGGCGAGCATCGAATAGGCGGTCACCATTCGCATCGCAGTCGTCTCGCCGGCGCCGAGCGCGTAGGACAGATAGTTCGGCAGCTCGTCATAGACGCCGAAGCGGCGGGCATATTCGCCGATCAGGGGCATGCCGATGTCCTGCGCAAGGCGCACCGTCACGGTGTTGAGCGACTGCCGGAGCGCGTTGCGCAGCGTCACCGGCCCCTGGAACTTGCCCGAGGAGAAGTTTTCGGGCCGCCACACGCCGGCGCCCTGGCCCTGGTCGATTTCGATGGGCGCGTCGAGCACCACGGTCGAGGGCGTGTAGCCGTTGTCGAGCGCGGCCGAATAGACGATCGGCTTGAACGACGAGCCCGGCTGCCGGTAGGCCTGCGTGGCACGGTTGAACTGGCTCTGGTCGAACGAGAAGCCGCCGACCATCGCGAGCACGCGGCCGGTCCAGGGATCCATCACCACCATCGCGCCGGACACTTCGGGGATCTGGCGCAAACGGTACTGGCCTTCGACCGGCTGTCCTTCCTTGCTGTAGAGCGGATCGGCATAGATCACATCGCCAGGCGCCAGCACCTGCGCCACGGACGTCGGCGTCTTGCCCTTCGCATTGCCCTGGGCCGCCCTCGCCCAGCGCACGCCGTCGAGGGTGACAAGGCCGGTCTCGCGTTGCTTGCTCACGGCGCCGCCGAGCTCACGGCTCGGCTGGAAGCCGATGCGCGCCGACTGATCGCTGGTCTCCAGCACCACCGCCATGCGCCACGGCGCGATGTCGGACAGCGACTTGATCTCGGCGAGCTTCACGCCCCAATCGCCGGAGATATCGAGCTTGCTCATGGCGCCGCGATAGCCCTGCTGCTCGTCATAGTTCACGAGACCCGAGACCATGGTCTTGCGCGCCATGACCTGGATCTTCGGATCGAGCGTGGTGCGGACCGAGAGACCGCCCTCGTAGAGTTTCTTCTCGCCATAACGCTCGAAGATGTCGCGGCGGACTTCCTCGGCAAAGTATTCACCGGCGAAGGTGTGGGCGCCGCCCGAACGGTTGGTGACGGCCAGCGGCTCCTT
This is a stretch of genomic DNA from Bradyrhizobium sp. CB2312. It encodes these proteins:
- a CDS encoding penicillin-binding protein 1A; translation: MRLLVRFMGFLFAAGTVVFLVGVGAVAGLIWHFSKDLPDYSQLQDYEPPVMTRVHAVDGSLLGEYAKERRLYLPIQAVPKLVINAFLAAEDKNFYEHGGIDYTGMARAGVLYLQNFGSNRRPQGASTITQQVAKNFLLTNEVSFSRKIKEALLAMRIEKTYSKDKILELYLNEIYLGLGAYGIAAASLVYFDKSVNELTVAEASYLAALPKMPATLHPVRNRDRAVERRNYVIDRLLENGWIKQADADKARKEPLAVTNRSGGAHTFAGEYFAEEVRRDIFERYGEKKLYEGGLSVRTTLDPKIQVMARKTMVSGLVNYDEQQGYRGAMSKLDISGDWGVKLAEIKSLSDIAPWRMAVVLETSDQSARIGFQPSRELGGAVSKQRETGLVTLDGVRWARAAQGNAKGKTPTSVAQVLAPGDVIYADPLYSKEGQPVEGQYRLRQIPEVSGAMVVMDPWTGRVLAMVGGFSFDQSQFNRATQAYRQPGSSFKPIVYSAALDNGYTPSTVVLDAPIEIDQGQGAGVWRPENFSSGKFQGPVTLRNALRQSLNTVTVRLAQDIGMPLIGEYARRFGVYDELPNYLSYALGAGETTAMRMVTAYSMLANGGRRVKPTLIDRIQDRYGHTIFKHDQRECRGCDAPGGWKNQPEPQLIDRREQVLDSMTAYQITELMEGVVQAGTATVVKEVGKPIAGKTGTTNEAKDAWFVGFSPDVAVAIYMGYDKPRALGKGNAATGGHLAAPIARDFLKLALADKPAVPFKVPAGIKLVRVVAKTGMRAGPGETGGTILEAFKPGTAPPDNYAVIGVADADARGGMPASQQQQPDSGFLMRPGTGGLW
- a CDS encoding DMT family transporter, coding for MGQPRSERGLGIALVIAAAVAWSTAPFFTRLLPFDPWTILFWRGVFAGSLISVFLVVMQGRAALWQLVVPGRGGLLVASLSTIGMVSFIPALQMTKVMNVAVLIATQPFVAAALAWLWLGEAATWRTLIASLIAFAGVVITVGGVQAGADIGGLALSCLMVIAISAMTVVVRRHRETSMVAAAALSNFLGSLVSLPFAHDIAHVGSNGLAILAMFGCLQVALGLTFYMLGSRLLPSGQASLIATLETPLMPFWIWAAFREVPAVHALIGGALVIGAVVADIAGDARTRRTS
- a CDS encoding ABC transporter substrate-binding protein: MPGRRENLAALAILVAGVIAATPASAQKKYDPGASDTEIKIGNIMPYSGPASSYGVIGKTEAAFFKMINEQGGINGRKVNFISYDDAYSPPKAIEQARKLVESDEVLLIFQPLGTPSNSAIMKYMNAKKVPQLFVASGGTKFGDPKNFPWTMGFQPNYQSEGRIYAKYIRDHFPKSKIAVFWQNDDAGKDQFKGLKDGLGDKAGMIIADKSYEVSDPSIDSQIVALHDSGADIFFSWAAPKGSAQAIRKVGELGWKPKFFLANTATSVASVLKPAGLEYSKDIISTVYLKDPTDPTWDKDPAVVNWRAFMDKYYADGDKANANNVYGYVQAEAMAQVLKQCGDNLTRENVMKQAANLKDFHTDLMLPGIMVNTSPDDYFPIEQMQLMRFNGQAWELFGEVITGEVGHERSQ
- a CDS encoding NAD(P)-dependent oxidoreductase, with translation MTRVAFIGLGRMGHGMAGRYLDAGFTVTLWNRSKAKAEDLIARGALWATSPEDAAIDADAVVTMVADDEASRAVWLGPEGAAKTAKAGTIAIECSTVSYDHAREMGRELNARGLIYIDCPVTGLPDAAAVGKLTLLVGADAADLERARPFLEPIGSTIRHFGAVGSGTVYKLINNLMGAIQIAGLAEGLAIAEQAGLDMNLVLDSIQAGVAASPQVQRHSRRMVARDFSGATFTAALRHKDAAYAVRLAESLLADKPLVSRAAVESYAQAKAAMPDDDEGRMIELVSRPKKPS
- a CDS encoding peptidoglycan DD-metalloendopeptidase family protein, giving the protein MSKSSAQYSQYPQHHPHDHGRAFQRRPAAAVAAAIPLPATDDAYTIVHHGKQVRLGPVVFWIVVGTVVLLGLWSAATATYFAFRDDVLTRLIARQAEMQYAYEDRIAELRAKVDRTTSRQLLDQEQFDQKLDQIMKRQTALESRATALGAMPDVTGSIPRSAPQRGDAGQSSTQGTSKPSPISDTVIFVAPPDREARLESRAPTVATAPTSQFAKNQGFDNVLVRLTSSLDQVERRQMAALSAVEDGMDSRMRRMRGVVSDLGLNLANLEAAVPRSAMGGPFVPVKLTGNAGPFEKQLSRINTTRAEMDRLNRTLALVPYRKPVIGEVEFTSGFGVRSDPFLGRPAMHTGLDFRAATGDPVRATAYGKVVSAGWSGGYGRMIEVDHGNGLSTRYGHLSEISVKVGEIVKIGQVVGLVGSTGRSTGPHLHYETRIDGEAVDPQKFLRAGVRLSAG
- the prfB gene encoding peptide chain release factor 2 (programmed frameshift), with the translated sequence MRAEIERLVEEIKQSVGLLRRHLDVEKSTARLAELNKLAEDPNLWNDPQKAQKLMQERTSLEDSLSGIGKVEQELEDDIGMIELGEAEGDDGVVAEAEAALKNLKKEVARRELEALLSGEADRFDSYLEVHAGAGGTESQDWAQMLLRMYTRWADTHGFKVEVLEESEGEEAGIKSATIQVSGHNAYGWLKTEAGVHRLVRISPFDSNARRHTSFSSVQVFPVIDDSIKIDIKESDVRVDTMRSGGAGGQHVNKTESAVRLTHIPTGVAVVCQAGRSQHKNRAQAWDMLRARLYEIELKKREEKAAADQAAKTDIGWGHQIRSYVLQPYQMVKDLRTGVQTSDTSGVLGGDLDEFMAATLAQRAFGTTSGEIEDVD
- a CDS encoding peroxiredoxin; this encodes MSKKSRKKSSKTPSGSPTAKKKTLKTRASSQTKLAKTRRAPASKSTASIAKTASHGAASKQLNSSRSAAAAKVALAEGAKAPAFRLPRDGGDVVTLSDYAGSKLVLFFYPRADTPGCTREAIDFTRLADDFAKAGTAVLGISADPLKAQEKFRDKHKLGVPLISDERHEMLEAYGAWGEKSMYGKSFLGILRTTILVGSDGKIVRIWRNVRVDGHADQVLEAARSL
- a CDS encoding DMT family transporter, with translation MPPNDNRIDARDWSLLAVLSILWGGSFFFNGAALRELPPLTLVFLRVALGAAILLPLLRMQGISFPKDTAGWKPFIAIGLLNNVIPFSLIVIGQTFIPSGLASILNATTPLFTVIVMAAAGEEALQMRRVAGVALGVVGVVILRGWGIETRPGQGLGILLCLAGALSYGFAALAARRLLKDSPPLGTATFQLMASTVMMAVVAGAVEQPWHLAMPGVATWLAILGLAALSTALAYIVFFQIIQRSGATNVMLVTLLIPVTAILLGWLVLGEPISAREIAGAIIIGSALLVIDGRALGLLRHIA